From a single Arachis hypogaea cultivar Tifrunner chromosome 3, arahy.Tifrunner.gnm2.J5K5, whole genome shotgun sequence genomic region:
- the LOC112789538 gene encoding uncharacterized protein — translation MTKVHRIGYIRGEHCLDNLNDLLRFLWRDDPQTHDEFKQVRKWNKASKDLIPIIEHYQEDQNLLLNAVKVLVFLTIPIKPGSTDIRQQLEYLWRLKSVVTSSDICAVVVSFLKKTTLEWVMPTVH, via the exons ATGACCAAGGTGCACCGCATAGGCTACATCAGGGGAGAACATTGCCTCG ATAACCTGAATgacttgctgaggtttctgtggcGCGATGACCCGCAAACTCATGATGAGTTCAAGCAGGTGCGCAAATGGAACAAGGCTTCCAAGGATTTGATTCCGATCATTGAGCACTACCAGGAGGATCAAAATTTGCTTTTGAATGCAG tgAAGGTTTTGGTGTTCCTTACAATTCCAATCAAACCAGGTTCCACGGATATTCGGCAGCAGCTTGAGTATCTGTGGAGATTGAAGTCTGTAGTGACGAGTAGTGATATATGTGCTGTGGTAGTGTCATTTCTAAAAAAGACCACTTTGGAATG GGTGATGCCGACAGTGCACTAG